One Acidobacteriota bacterium genomic window, GTTGGGCAGCGGGTTGTAGATGGCGTCGATCTCCGGGTCCTCAACCAGCTCCTGGTAGCTGCCGTAGGCCCGTGGGATCCGGTTTGCCGCGGCATAGGCCTCGGCCTTTTCCAGGCCGCGGCTGGCCACCGCTGCCAACCGGCTGCGCCCGGAACGCTGCATGGGTCCCACCATGGCAACGTTGATCCAGGCTGTCGACAGCAGACCCCAGCGGACCTTGTCGGTGACGAGCGCCATGGCGGCGAAGGCAGTCCTTCCCTTGTCGCTGCATTCGCCCGCGGAGCCGATCCGCCAAAGACGAGCAGGAACGATCAATGTGTGAAGACCCGGAACTCACGGCATCATAGGTGGCGCCCCCAAGGCTGTCAAGGTGAGGAGCGGCGGGGGAGTGACCTGGCGCGACATGCGGGCCGCAGGGCTAACCTCGGCTGCGGGCACAACCGGGTCCGACCGAAACCGTCGAGTCCATTTGAGGTATGATCTTGCAAAACGATCAGACCCGACCCCTTTCGAGCACCCATGGGAGGAGCGACACCGTGTCTATCTTTCGGCAAATCCGCCTCGTCCTGGTTCTGGTGGGCTTGAGCTGGCTGCAGCTTGCCCCGGGCTTCAGCCAATCCCGCTCAGCCTCGGATTGGCTGGCTCATGACCCCGACCGGCCCCGGCCGCCGGTGGTGTCGCCGGCACGCCAATCTCTCCCGGTGGCTCCTCCCGAGGACGCCGTGGTGCTCTTCGACGGGACCGGCCTGGAGGGATGGAGAAGCGAGGACGGAGGGCCGGCGCGCTGGAAAGTGCAGGACGGGGTCATGATTTCGGTTCCCGAAAGCGGTTACGTGTATACCTCTCAGGCCTTCGGCGACGTACAGCTTCACGTGGAATGGGCGGCTCCCCTTCCGGTGGTCGGCAGCAGTCAAGGGCGCGGCAACAGCGGCGTCTACCTGATGTCCAAGTACGAAGTCCAGGTTCTCGACTCCTACCAGAACGACACCTATCCCGACGGTCAGGCGGGCGCCGTCTACGGACAGTACCCGCCACTGGTGAACGCCAGTCTTCCCCCCGGGGAGTGGCAGGCCTACGACATCATCTTTCGCCGCCCACGCTTTCACCGGGACGGACGGCTGGCCGCGCCGGCCAGGATGACGGTGCTTCATAATGGAATCCTGGTGCAGGACAACGTCGAACTCTGGGGCCCCACGGCCTGGCTGCAGCATGGGCCCTACACCTACCACCCCGACAAGCTGCCGCTTGCCCTGCAAGACCACGGCAACCCGGTCCGGTTCCGCAATATCTGGCTGCGGGAACTGCCGGAGCATGCCGAGCCCGAGCCGCCCCAACGTCCCGGCCCGCCCGCCATCGTTCTGGCCCCCGGAGTGTTGCAGCGCTATGCAGGCCGTTACCGGACTCCGGACGGACACGAGTTCGTGATCTCCCTGCACGGGGACCACCTGAGGGCGTTTTTTTACCGCAAACCGGAGATCGAGCTGGTGCCCCGCTCGGAAAGGGAGTTCGCCCTGCGCTGGACGGCGGCCCGATTGCTGTTCGAACTGGATGGGGAGGGCCGCCCCACCGCACTCATCTTCGAGATCGGCGGCGACCGGCGTCGCGTAGAGCGGGTGGACTGAAATCCTCCTCTTCTCATTGCGTCAACTCCGCGGGAAGGTGGATCTCCCATCCCTCCGCAGTTCCCAATCAACAAGAAGAGTCCACACGATCCAAGGAGGCTGGTCATGGACAGGGCACGTCGGCGCTTCATTCAGGGACTGGCTCCGGCCGCGGTGGCCGCTGCCCTGCCTGGGAGGCTTGGAGCCTCGGCTTTCACTGGGGAGGGACAGAAAGGGCAGGAGCCTTCGTCGGGACGAGCCGCACAGGAACGCACCCGAGAGACAGACTTTGCCATGACCCGGCAGGAGCTGGAGCGGAAGGCGCTGCGCATCCAGGCTCTGCTGGAGGAAGAGACCCTTCAGGTTCACGGGCTGGTCCCCATGTTCGTGCGGGCCTCCGACTATCGACTGCCGACCGCCGAAGACT contains:
- a CDS encoding DUF1080 domain-containing protein, which gives rise to MSIFRQIRLVLVLVGLSWLQLAPGFSQSRSASDWLAHDPDRPRPPVVSPARQSLPVAPPEDAVVLFDGTGLEGWRSEDGGPARWKVQDGVMISVPESGYVYTSQAFGDVQLHVEWAAPLPVVGSSQGRGNSGVYLMSKYEVQVLDSYQNDTYPDGQAGAVYGQYPPLVNASLPPGEWQAYDIIFRRPRFHRDGRLAAPARMTVLHNGILVQDNVELWGPTAWLQHGPYTYHPDKLPLALQDHGNPVRFRNIWLRELPEHAEPEPPQRPGPPAIVLAPGVLQRYAGRYRTPDGHEFVISLHGDHLRAFFYRKPEIELVPRSEREFALRWTAARLLFELDGEGRPTALIFEIGGDRRRVERVD